One Arthrobacter sp. B3I4 genomic window, CTTCGCGGTACGGCGGCGAAGGCAGCGGCTGGAATCCAGGTCATGAAGACAACGGTGCCGAGGATCTGCACGATGACAATACCGGCGACGGTGTTCATGAGATTCAGGGTGTAGAACAACGACGCCATGGTCGCGTACAGGCCCATCTTGGGAAAGGCGTTGGTGGCGAACAGGCCGATCAGAAATGTCCTTCTGCCGAAAAAATCGAACCGGCCGAAAGCATAGGCGGCCGGCAGGCAAATAACAGCCGAAGCGAGAACCACGATCGGGGTGATCGTCAAAGAGTTTTGAACTGCGGCGAAAAGTTGCTGATCCTGGAACACTGTCTGCCACCACCGCAATGTCCAGCCGTCCGGCCCCAAATTCGGGTACGTCCAGTCGACGGCAAAGGCGTGCACCGCCAGCCAGAGCAAAGGCCCCAGGATGAACACCACCATGAAAGCAACGAACAACGCTACGAGCATTTTCGCGCCGAACGCTCCCATGCGGTTCGCCGGTACAGCGCCTATCCCCCTGCCCAGCCGGGCTGGACGGTCCACGCCCTCACTTGCGGCGGGACTTGGAGTTTTGGTCAAGTTGACCATCACACCCTGCCTTGGTCCTTGGCGCTACGCAGGTTCGCCCAGACGTAGAAGCCGGCTATTCCCGACGCAGCAATGAACACCGCAAATGCCATCACCATTGACTGCTGCGGCTGATTGAACGAGATGAAGTATTTTGTGAGTTCAACCCCGAGCATGTTCGGCGTATTCGGGCCGGTGAAGTAGGGGACGGTGAAAGAACCGATGACGCTGATAGCGGTAAAAGTGCCCGCAATGACGATCGGTACGAATGCCATCGGCACCATGATCGAGGTGACAATCCGCAGGAACCCGGCGCCCGCGTCCCGCGCTGATTCGATCATGGCATCGGGAATCGCCTGCAGGCCGGAAGCGATCATCAGGACTGCGAAGGGCAGGGACGTCCAGATGGAAGCGATGATGACAG contains:
- a CDS encoding ABC transporter permease — translated: MVNLTKTPSPAASEGVDRPARLGRGIGAVPANRMGAFGAKMLVALFVAFMVVFILGPLLWLAVHAFAVDWTYPNLGPDGWTLRWWQTVFQDQQLFAAVQNSLTITPIVVLASAVICLPAAYAFGRFDFFGRRTFLIGLFATNAFPKMGLYATMASLFYTLNLMNTVAGIVIVQILGTVVFMTWIPAAAFAAVPRSLEEAARDAGASKVRVLFSVTLPMALPGILVAIVMSFIAAFDEAQGTYLVGAPEYFTMPTQMYTLVLNYPNQVAAVFSILLSIPSVALMLAARKHIMGGQLAEGFQIR